In the Solanum pennellii chromosome 5, SPENNV200 genome, one interval contains:
- the LOC107019787 gene encoding BLOC-1-related complex subunit 8 homolog codes for MHVFSTADGFVEITESLMDMIKFIANEPSAGLFYVQQHTHTAVPNLTNLTSKTEGKSRQVTLHTADSEDSIVMVRSMKECGFSIANEMMKNLRHSLAFVSEKQLRNGSIRRPSSSFRIGRTISWNPATWGRKTGPEPDGERNADYVSNVFKSAKEKASSFKWPQMDAIESKPAKNDEPSVICSSDDTTLPADDSSCTRGQQR; via the coding sequence ATGCATGTGTTTTCAACAGCGGATGGATTTGTAGAGATAACCGAGTCATTGATGGACATGATAAAGTTCATTGCAAACGAGCCCTCAGCGGGGCTTTTCTATGTTCAACAACATACACACACTGCAGTGCCCAACCTCACCAATCTCACTAGCAAAACAGAGGGAAAATCTCGTCAAGTGACTTTGCACACAGCAGATTCAGAGGATTCTATCGTCATGGTCAGGTCAATGAAAGAGTGTGGATTCTCAATTGCTAACGAAATGATGAAAAATCTCAGACATTCTCTAGCCTTTGTGTCTGAGAAGCAGCTCAGAAATGGATCTATAAGAAGACCAAGTTCAAGTTTTCGTATTGGAAGAACTATCTCGTGGAATCCTGCTACTTGGGGTCGAAAAACAGGTCCAGAACCAGATGGTGAGAGGAATGCTGATTATGTCTCAAATGTTTTCAAGTCGGCAAAAGAAAAAGCTAGTAGCTTCAAATGGCCTCAGATGGATGCCATAGAATCTAAACCAGCCAAGAATGATGAGCCATCTGTAATCTGTTCTAGTGATGACACGACATTACCAGCAGATGACAGCTCTTGCACCAGAGGTCAACAACGATGA